A stretch of DNA from Manihot esculenta cultivar AM560-2 chromosome 7, M.esculenta_v8, whole genome shotgun sequence:
AGCTTCTTGAGTTGAACTAAGGTAAGTCCCATAGTCTTGTAGCTCCTTGAATTGAGTTTGGTTGGAATCCGTAGTCTTGTAGCTCCTTGGATTGAGTTTGGCTAGAATTTGGTGGTAAGCCTGACTTAGTCTTGAGGGAAGGCTAAGTGTCGCATGGTTCTGCACCATTTTGGAGCTGTTTGTGTGTTGATTACAAAAGGGTCGTGACACTGGACGTGGATTGCCCTTACCACCACcgtttttggttttttttattGGATCTAGTTTTGTGATGATAGGAGGTGGTTTTATGAGAAGGAGCATTTTGTTTTCCTATTGTTTTTCTATAGAGGTGGCTAGATCGAAGAGAGAATTCCTTTATGGGTGGGTACCTCTAAGGGTTGGTACGTAGCATATTGCTTTCATGGTGACCCTTCAACATAGATGGCATATGGAGCTCTGATTGTCACCCTCTCGCGGTGGCATTTCATCCGTAACCTCTTTCTTGGGCGGTTCTAATCCCCCCACCTTGCTCCACCTCATCCATGATGACATTAGGCTTGGAAGCTCCATAACTTTGGCTCCAATCTCACCATCGATGATAGGGAAAGGCTTTTCAAGTTGGGTTTTTTGTTCCCCATTATGCTGTTAGCTGCTTGGCTCTATAGATAGAGCCTTGCTTTCTTTCACTTGTTGTCTTTTTCCTCCTGTGTTGATGGTGTGGTCTGTGGTTGCTAGTCTTGGTGTCTATATGTCTTTTTCTAGTTGGGATTTTTGATGTGGAGTTGTGTTGCATCTCCGATGGCTCTAAATGTTGATATCATTGTACCTAATGGCTGGTGTTGACAAGCAATAAAGAGCTTCTTCCAAAATCTCCAGCTCAGTTAGGGTTTGGGGATGACAAGCAAAGTTATGGGTTTGGGATGGATGTAAGCGGTGGGTCTTATTTGGGAGccttatttctattttccaaGCTTGTCTTATGTTATTCGCGCTTAAGTCCAGTCTTAATGAAATCTCTaatacattttattaaaaaaattcatggaAATCAATTTCTAATTTTGGTTAGAAATAGATATGAAACAGAAAATATCTATTTCCATAACACACGTagcttaaaaattttataatatagagattaaataataattttttttaaaattaaatataaaaaaattgcaCCTTACCATCTTGAAATCTAAGTAAGTGataatcttaatttaaaaataaatttaaaatgaaaaatgaaatttagtatttttttttatctcacaCTACGATTCAGAAACAAATTTATCCTTTTAGTGAATCATTCTTAGCCATAAACTCTCCAAACACAGTAGGAATTATGGAAGTCCATCacccaaaaactcatcataTCGTATCTTTCTCCAAGCTAGAAACTTTGACTCCAAttcatcaaaattttcttttacaaaCATTTTTCTCAGTCTAAACTttcattcataaatatttaattaataacttAATTGATCAATCTCTAAAAAAAATAGATGTTATATAATAgtgataataattaaattttactcaattattagaattattttataattttattccctaataattttgaaaataatatttaaaattttgatgtagctgatatttaaaaattaaaaaaattactttttataatatttgattaattattattaaaataaattttatttattaaaacagTTAATTAATATTACCAAATTTAAAATGAGCCAAAAATCGACGATATTGTTTCGCCAGTCAtaaagttgattttttttttttttttaaaaattccattttctttcccttGAAAAAAGCACGCCCGATTTTTGCAGCTGTCACTCATCAACCTCCACCACACATGTACCGGATATTCCACATAGCCAAGCAATTGGATTAACAAATCCAACGTGGCCCGATAACATATCCCAAGTAAGTCTCCTTAGCCAATTACAATCCAAATTTAGATTTTGCCTGCATCTTCAATTTCCATATACTTGTAATCTCTTTCACTTCTCATTCTCCTCCACTTCTTCATCCATTCTCAACAAACTCAGTTTCAGATTCTGAGAATGGCCACTAACACATTGATGAGTTGTGGCATTGCCACTGCCTTcccttctcttctctcttcttctaaGTCCAAATTCTCCTCTTCACTCCCTCTTCCTAGTGTCAATGGCTTCTCTCGTTTCACCATGTCTGCTGATTGGATGCCCGGCCAGCCCCGCCCTCCTTATCTCGACGGCTCCGCTCCTGGGTAAGCTATCCAAGCTCATCGAGTATTAACAAAGGCATTTTTCTTGTAGTAAACCTATGAATAGAGTACAAACTTATTAGTTGGTTTGTGTTTCAGTGACTTTGGGTTCGACCCCCTTCGGCTAGGTGAGGTTCCTGAGAACCTTGAGAGATTCAAGGAGTCTGAGCTCATCCACTGCAGATGGGCTATGCTTGCTGTTGTAAGTTTCTAGTcttgtgtattttttttttttttcagctttCTTGGAGTTGTTTGTTTCATGATTTTGTGTGGGAATTGTTACAGCCTGGAATCCTAGTACCAGAGGCCTTGGGATTAGGCAACTGGGTGCAGGCACAAGAGTGGGCTGCAGTTCCTGGTGGTCAAGCAACCTACTTGGGCCAACCAGTTCCATGGGGAACACTTCCAACCATTTTAGTCATTGAGTTCCTTGCCATTGCCTTTGTTGAGCATCAACGCAGCATGGAGAAAGATCCTGAGAAGAGAAAGTACCCTGGTGGTGCTTTTGATCCTTTGGGCTACTCCAAGGACCCTGCAAAGTTCCATGAATACAAGG
This window harbors:
- the LOC110618614 gene encoding chlorophyll a-b binding protein 6, chloroplastic — translated: MATNTLMSCGIATAFPSLLSSSKSKFSSSLPLPSVNGFSRFTMSADWMPGQPRPPYLDGSAPGDFGFDPLRLGEVPENLERFKESELIHCRWAMLAVPGILVPEALGLGNWVQAQEWAAVPGGQATYLGQPVPWGTLPTILVIEFLAIAFVEHQRSMEKDPEKRKYPGGAFDPLGYSKDPAKFHEYKVKEIKNGRLALLAFVGFCVQQSAYPGTGPLENLATHLADPWHNNIGDIIIPRTLSP